The genomic window GGGATGAGGGCCGTTTTCCCTCGGTCGATGATCAGGGGAATGTCTTGCGTCGGGCGACACGCGGGGTGTTCCTACCACCCCGATTTCCATCGCTGACTTTGAAAAAGCCCCGCCGGGAGTAACGGTTCACCGGTGGGGTCGTTGGTGCCGGGATATTCCCTTGCACCCACGGCGCGGCCGAATTTGAGATTTCGCCTGACCTGGTGTAAGATGGGGTGCCATGCCCTTGTGCACGGCGATCGTCTCTCACGGTTTTTACGAGGCTTTGAGTCCTGCGTGCTCGGACGCGAAGGTCGTTTATCACGCCACGAGGAGGTTAGGCTCCTAATGAAAGTCATGTTGACCCAGGATATAGAGGGATTGGGACAGGCTGGTGAGATCAAGGAAGTCGCTGGGGGATACGCGCGCCATTATCTGATCCCGCGGGGGTTGGCCCTCCCGGCCACCAAGGGGGTGCGCAAGCAGGCTGCGGCCATCCGTGAGGCCGCGGAGCGCCGTCGGGCTCGGGAGATGAATGAGGCGCAGGCGCTGGCGGAGAAGCTGAACGCGCTCACGCTTCGGTTCACCGCCCGGGCGGGCGAAAGCGATCGCCTGTATGGCTCCATCACCTCCTCGGACATCGCGGAGGCCATCGAGCGAGAGGTCGGACAGGCCGTCGATCGGCGGCACATTGAGCTGGAGCGCCCGATCCGCCAGCTGGGCACCCATCAGGTCTCCATCCGCCTGATGTCCAACGTGACCGCCCAGGTGACGGTCGTCGTTGAGCGCGAGGGCGGTGAGGAGGCGGAGCAGTCTGAGGAACAGGAGAAGCAGGAACAGCAAGAACAACAGGCCGAGGAGGCCTGATTCACGGGCGGCTCTCAACGGGAAGCGCCTCTCTCAGGAGAGGCGCTTTTGCTTTCGCCCATATTGGCCATGTGCAACGAGGGCGGGGCGTACGGCGCCGTCGCGTTCCTGCAACCCGGCATCCAGGAGAGCGATGCTCGGCGGCTTTATGGAGCCTCCAGTTTGTCCGGCTGGGGATACGGCGTGATGGGCAGGGGCATCACGATGAGATTCTGGAAGCCGCCGCCCGGCAGCGAGCGGTAAATGACGATCGCCAACCCATCGGGAGGGGGATTGGGGGTCTTCGGCACCTCGTAATCGTCACGCACGATCTCGCCGGGGAACCAACGGGTGGTCGGGTAGGTGCCCTGAACCGGGTGCACCCGGTCGCTCTGCACGAGCCGGCCGTTGTCGAAGATGAGGGCATCCTGGCGGGTGGGACGCAGCGAGATGGACCAGTCATGCCGGATGGGCGCCATGGCCTCCCAATAGAGTCGGATGCGCGGGCCGGGGTAGAAGCGACGGGGGAGCGCCGGGTGGATCTTCGGCTGCGGGCGGTCGATCCCCATCAGCATCAGGCCGTCCCCCAAAGGCATGTACAGGGGGACCTCCAGCGTCGAGCACTCCGGGCACTCCATCTGCGGTTCCGTGCGCACCTCGATCAGGGTCAGCCCGGCCGACGAGAAGCGAGCGTCCGGCAGCACCTCCGCCTGGACGATGGGGATGGCCTCCACCGTGCTGAGGAGAAGGTGCCCCGCGGCCAGCGCCTCCCGGGCCTCCGCGGCGCCACTGGGTTGCAGGTCCGGCCGCACACCCCAGATCTGCGTCAGGTAGTCCAGCGCCAGCAGCTGGTCTAGCGTGCCGAGGATCGCCGCGTCGGCGGGGGGATCGTCCGCGATGATGCGCCAGCCCGGGTCGAGCCCCACATCCCCCGGCCGATTGGAGGAGTCGGCGCCAGGCAGGCTGAGGGTGAACCGATAGCCGACCAGCACGCATAGCGCCAGGATGGTGGCAACTTGCAGGGCCTGGCGGACTCTTCCCCGTCCAAGCTGCCAGACCTCGGTGGCCGCCATGGCGAGGCCCAGCACGATCAGCGGATAGGCCGGCATGATCACCTGATACCAGTTGCCCAGGCGATCGATGAAACAGAAGGCGAGGTAGATGACCAGCGTGCTGTAGATCAGCGTAGCCCGACGGCGCCCCAGCCGGGAGATGCCCCACAGGCCGACCAGGAGCACTGGCCACGTCAGCTCCCGCCATATCAACGCGGGGAACTCGTCCGTCCATAGGGGGAGGAGGCTCCACGTCAGCTCATCACGTCCCTGCCGGGTGCTCACGAACGACCAGAACCATTGCCATGTGCTCTCCCATTGGCCGACGCCACGCCATTCGGGATGCTGGGCGCCGCGCACGTATACGTAGATGTAGCTCAGGAGAGGCAGCGCACACAGCCCGGCGGCCTTCGCGATGAACCGGGGGCGGCGTACCAGGTCGGGACGGCGGGTCAACACGAACCACAGGATCGGCGGCACGACGAACAGCACCGTTACCATGTGGGCCAGCCCGATCCCCGTCAGGAGGGCCAGTGCCAGCAGGTAAGGCTCGCCATCCCGGCCGCGTGACTGGGCTGCCTCCCAGCGGAAGGCCAGCCAGATCATGAGCAGGGTCTGCGCGACGGCCGACGTATACTGCTCGGTGGTCGTCGCATAGTACCAGAAGAAATACGTCACGGCGTAGAAGGCGGTGCACAGCTCCGCGATGATCCAGCGGCCGTCGGTGACGTCGATCAGGAGCCGGTATAGCAGCCACAGGGCGAGCAGGGCCCACAGGGTGGAGTAGCTGGAGAGGATGCGGATCGGGTTGCTGTACGGGCCCAGCAGTAGGCGGCCCAGACGGAACCAGACCCAGCCCCCCATGGTGTATAGGGGATAACCGGGCGCGTTGGATGGCCGCGCCTGGACCTGTGCGTACTGGTGGGTGATGAGATCTCCGCCGCGCAGCTCCTCTGGCTGAAGCCCATCATCCAGGGTCCACAGGTACAGCGCGAGCGCGGCGAGGATGAGCAGCACTCCGACCCACCGGGTGGTGTATTGTGGCCAAAGGCGGGTGAAGGCGAACCGTCGCAATCGCAGGCTGGAGGGTGTCATCTCGACGTTCACTATAGCATAATCCGACACACGTGCCAAGTGGCACAACGCCGCGATGATGTGCCCGGAGCGGGGCGGAAGCGGCGGCAGCTTCGAGTGGCACGAAAGAGATCATTCGTGTATCCTATTGGAGAGAGCTTCCGGGGGGAAAGACCTGGCGGTGGGCTGCTGGTAGTGCCACGTCGCCGGGGATCTCAGAGCGTGTCTGAGAATCGAACCGATAAGGTGTCTGAGGGACTCCCTCTGTTCCTGCCTTTCCCGGCCCTTTCCGCAGGGATCTGGGCCGAGGCTGGGCAGGTCGAAGACGGGAGAAGGACTTTTTCCGGAGGGATTCGCCCCTCCGGGCCTCTCCATGGCAGAAGCAACGGCATTTCTCAGACACACTCTCAGAGCCATCACGAGGAGTCGAGGCGAGATGGATTCACGAGAGCTGGTGCACAACCTGCTGACCGGCGGCGACTACGATCGTGTGGGCCTCTTCGATCACTTCTGGCCTGAGACGCCGGAGGGATGGGTCCGGGACGGGTATCCGACCCGCGTCGTGGTTGAGGATGGCCGTGAGGAGGTCAAGCCGGAGGAGCCTCATCGGCACTTCGATTTCGATATGTATCCCTGCGGCGGGTGGTTCGACGTGTATCCACTGCGCGGGTACGAGGAGGTGCTGGAGGAGACCGACGAGTGGATCGTGAAGCGGAACGGCGCCGGCGCGGCGCTCAAGTATTGGAAGCATAAGTCAGGCACCCCGGAACACATCGATTTCCTGATGACCAGCCGTGCGGTTTGGGAGCGTGACTATCGGCCTCACCTCTTGCAGGTGGATTGGGAACGGCTCAAGCTCGATGAGAATCGGGAGGCCTTCACGGAGGCGCGGGCCGCGCATAAGTGGGCCTTCTATGGGCACATGTTCGTGTGGGAGACCATGCGACAGAGCATGGGGGATTACATCATGTACCAGAGCCTGGCCCTGGACCCCGGCTGGATCCACGATTTCAATCGCGTCTACACCGACTTCTTCAAGGCCCACTTTCAGGCGCTCTTTGACGAGGTGGGCTTGCCTGATGGGATCTGGGTTTATGAGGACCTGGGGTATCGGAACGGCCTGTTCGCCTCTCCCAGGATGTTGCGGGATCTCGTCCTCCCTTACTTTGCCGAGCTGGTGGATTTCTTTCACGGATATGGGCTTTCGGTGGTGCTGCACTCCTGTGGCAATATCACCGAGGCGTTGCCGCTCATCGTGGAGGCCGGATTCGACGCCTTGAACCCGATGGAGGTCAAGGCCGGGTGTGATCTGCTCGCCTTCGCCGAGCAGTACGGGGATAAGCTGGCCTTCGTCGGCGGGCTGGACGTGCGCATCCTGGAGACGAACGATCGGGATGTGATCCGGCGCGGGGTGTCCGATCTGATCGAGGGGATGAAGGCCCGGGGGGCTCGCTACATCTTCGGGACCGACCACTCGGTGACGCCGTTGGTGACATATGACAGCTATCGGTATGCCGTGGACGTGTATCGGCAGCACATGATGTATTGATCTCCCCCCATGATCACGAGTGGCAAAGGCAGGGGCCGCTGGATCGGCCTCTTCGATTCGGGGGTCGGCGGGTTGTCCGTCTGGCGAGAGGTGGCCCGAGAGCTGCCCGGCCAGCCGCTGCTCTATTTGGCGGACCAGGCGCATTGCCCGTACGGCGTGCGGCCATTAGAGGAGATCCGGCGCATCGTGCAGGCGGTGGTGCAGTGGCTGGTCGATCAGGGGGCGGAGGTGATCGTTGTGGCGTGCAACACGGCCTCCGCGGCCGCCCTTTACCACCTGCGCGAGCGCTTCTCCGTCCCCATCGTCGGCATGGAGCCCGCGATCAAGCCCGCGGTGCTGCGCACGCGCAGCGGCCGGGTGGGCGTCCTGGCCACGCCGGGGACCTTCGCCGGGGAGCCATACGCCCGGCTGTTGGCCCGCTATGCCCGGGGCGCAGAGGTCATCGCCCAGCCCTGCCCGGACTGGGTCGAGCATGTGGAGTCTGGGCGGATGGAGGATCCCATCACGGCCGAGTTGGTGGAGCGGTATGTGCGGCCGTTATGCGCCGCTGGCGTGGATGAGCTGGTGCTGGGGTGCACGCACTACTCGTTTCTGCGGCCGTGGATCGAGCGGGCGGCCGGGCCCAGTGTGGATGTGATCGATCCCGCCCCGGCGGTGGCGCGACAGACGCGGCGGGTAAGCGCGGGGATCGGCCTGGCGCCTGGGGATCGGCCGGCCGCCTATCGGTTCGTGACGACGGGGGAGCCGAGGCGTTTCGAGGAGCAATTGCGGCGACTGGTCGGCTGGGCGGGGGAGGCGGAGGCGGCTCGCTGGCGCGATGGGCGCATTTTATCCCCAG from Chloroflexota bacterium includes these protein-coding regions:
- a CDS encoding 50S ribosomal protein L9; this encodes MKVMLTQDIEGLGQAGEIKEVAGGYARHYLIPRGLALPATKGVRKQAAAIREAAERRRAREMNEAQALAEKLNALTLRFTARAGESDRLYGSITSSDIAEAIEREVGQAVDRRHIELERPIRQLGTHQVSIRLMSNVTAQVTVVVEREGGEEAEQSEEQEKQEQQEQQAEEA
- a CDS encoding DUF2723 domain-containing protein — translated: MNVEMTPSSLRLRRFAFTRLWPQYTTRWVGVLLILAALALYLWTLDDGLQPEELRGGDLITHQYAQVQARPSNAPGYPLYTMGGWVWFRLGRLLLGPYSNPIRILSSYSTLWALLALWLLYRLLIDVTDGRWIIAELCTAFYAVTYFFWYYATTTEQYTSAVAQTLLMIWLAFRWEAAQSRGRDGEPYLLALALLTGIGLAHMVTVLFVVPPILWFVLTRRPDLVRRPRFIAKAAGLCALPLLSYIYVYVRGAQHPEWRGVGQWESTWQWFWSFVSTRQGRDELTWSLLPLWTDEFPALIWRELTWPVLLVGLWGISRLGRRRATLIYSTLVIYLAFCFIDRLGNWYQVIMPAYPLIVLGLAMAATEVWQLGRGRVRQALQVATILALCVLVGYRFTLSLPGADSSNRPGDVGLDPGWRIIADDPPADAAILGTLDQLLALDYLTQIWGVRPDLQPSGAAEAREALAAGHLLLSTVEAIPIVQAEVLPDARFSSAGLTLIEVRTEPQMECPECSTLEVPLYMPLGDGLMLMGIDRPQPKIHPALPRRFYPGPRIRLYWEAMAPIRHDWSISLRPTRQDALIFDNGRLVQSDRVHPVQGTYPTTRWFPGEIVRDDYEVPKTPNPPPDGLAIVIYRSLPGGGFQNLIVMPLPITPYPQPDKLEAP
- the murI gene encoding glutamate racemase, coding for MITSGKGRGRWIGLFDSGVGGLSVWREVARELPGQPLLYLADQAHCPYGVRPLEEIRRIVQAVVQWLVDQGAEVIVVACNTASAAALYHLRERFSVPIVGMEPAIKPAVLRTRSGRVGVLATPGTFAGEPYARLLARYARGAEVIAQPCPDWVEHVESGRMEDPITAELVERYVRPLCAAGVDELVLGCTHYSFLRPWIERAAGPSVDVIDPAPAVARQTRRVSAGIGLAPGDRPAAYRFVTTGEPRRFEEQLRRLVGWAGEAEAARWRDGRILSPVIPDKPK